DNA sequence from the Candidatus Kaistella beijingensis genome:
ATATCCATTTCTGCCTGCGAAATTTTTCCTGCTTTTTGCCGGGCTAAACGGTGCATGGTTGCTTCCACGATAATTACAGCACCGTCTACGATTAGTCCAAAATCAATCGCCCCAAGACTCATTAAGTTTCCAGATACGCCAAAAACTTTCATTAATGCTACAGCAAATAGCATTGCTAAAGGTATTACAGAAGCCACAATTAAGCCTGAACGAATATTCCCCAGAAAAAGAACTAAAACTAATACTACTATTAGCGCCCCTTCTATTAAGTTTTTTTGCACCGTACTCATGGCTCTGTCTACAAATTCACTTCTGTCCAGAAAAGGTTCTATCTCTACACCGTCAGGTAAAGTTTTCCGTATTTGGTCTATTTTATCTTTTACTCGTCCAACTACTTCAGAAGCATTATTATCTTTCAATAGCAATACAATTCCACCAACTGCTTCTTTATCATTTCTGGTAAGTGCACCGTAGCGTGTAGCGGTGCCAAACTGAACTTTTGCAACATCCCTAATTGTAATAGGCAGACCACTCTCCGAATTTTTAACTACAATCCTTTCAATATCTCCAAGACTTGTGATCAAGCCCTGGCTTCTGATAAAATAGGCATTGGGTTTTTTATCAATATAGGAACCACCGGTATTCTGATTGTTTTTTTCCAGTGCTGTGAAAATATCAGAAATAGATAAATTGTAACTTCTTAGTTGATTAATGTTTAAAGCAATTTCATATTGTTTCAAAAGACCTCCAAAACTATTTACTTCTGCAATTCCCGGCGTACCTAATAATTGTTTTCTAATGATCCAATCCTGAATTGTTCGCAGTTTGACAGCATCGTATTTATCTTCAAAGCCGGGTTTAGCGTGTACCGTATATTGGTAAATTTCACCTAACCCAGTTGAAACTGGCGCCATTTCCGGATTTCCAAGACCGGCTGGAATGGAACTTTTGGCTTCAGGAAGCCGTTCAGAGACTTGCTGGCGTGCCCAGTAAATATCTATGTCGTCATGAAAAATAATAGTAACTACAGATAAACCAAAGCGAGAAATAGACCGCACTTCCTGAATTTCAGGAATAGTAGACATTGTCTGTTCTATAGGATAAGAAATAAACTGTTCTATTTCCTGGGTTGCCAGTGATGGACTTAATGTTATTACCTGCACCTGATTATTTGTAATATCTGGTACGGCATCTATAGGAAGGGTTCGAAGGGACATGACGCCCCAAATAATGAGCGCAATAGTGAAAATTCCGATCACCAATTTATTATTGATGGAGAATTCAATGATTTTATTTAGCATTGATAAAGAAAATTAGATTAAAGTAAAATTTAGATAATAAAAAGTACGCGTTCGCAGAAAAGCAAAACCGTAAATTTTATTTAATAATACTAACCTAATTGAGGCGGTTGCCAGATATTGACAACATGTAGAATCGCGTAACTGTAATTCTTTTCAGGAAGGGTGGCTTTAATGACAAGTGCAATTTTCTCAGGAAGTAATTGTCTGATCTGTGCAACTGTCATTGACATTCCCGCACAGTGGCACACACAGAAGGGAGAACACAAATCAGAGCTTTGACCGTGGCTCCTTTCTACATGAACGGTAGTGGTGAAACATGCTTTTTCGCCTAACCTTTTGGCACCATCAGTGCATGGCACCATGGTGAGTACCATAAAGAAACATGAAAGGATAAAGCTGAAAAATTTCACGGCGCTAATATAGGAAAAAAAAATTTATGAATGATTATAGCAAAGATTCTTAAACCCATTAAAACCTCAATATCTTAAGATTGTTACAATTTATCACAATAATTATTTTTATTTTGTCATTATTTGTAACAATTTTGCTTCATGGAAATCCGGGGCTTTATAAAATCAAAACATTTGGACCACATTAGGATAGTGACCTCTGAGAAGGAGCAGGAAATCGATGTTTTCTACACAGAAATGAGGAATTATGATGTGGAAGAACTTCTCGAAAGTGAGCAGATAATTTTGGATGTTAAAATACAGTCCACCGATTATTACGGACTGAAGCTGGGGAAATTCTGGCTGTCTGATATTGTGTTTCCGAAGAAGAATTACGAATACCGAAAAAAGCCTAAAAAACGTGAACGGGACCAAGTTATAGCACAACAACAGTTTATTGACAGGACCAAATAAAAACCGTTATCTGCCGCTTTTTTAGTTCTTTTATGAGGCGTATGAACGAACAATAAAAAAAAGTCTATCCCATTGTGATAGACTTTCTTTTTTTTAAGAGCATTACCGCTCATCAGGTGACCGGAAGCACTTTTTTATAATTTGCAAACATCATCCTTTAATAGGTCAGTATAATCCCTGCACCCCAGCTCATATCGCTGTCGTAGTGGGTTGAGATTCCGATATTTTTTGTGACGATATATTTAAGACCTGCCATATATTCTTTGTCGGTATTGACCATGAATGCCCCGCGCAAACGCGCAGTCAACGGAATGTCTTCACGTTTCAGCTGGAACCTTACAATTCCGTCTGTAAATATTTCTGCCTGCAGGTCCACCAACATCGGGAGTTTATACATGATACCAGCGCTGAAAGTTTTTC
Encoded proteins:
- a CDS encoding DUF6660 family protein; amino-acid sequence: MVLTMVPCTDGAKRLGEKACFTTTVHVERSHGQSSDLCSPFCVCHCAGMSMTVAQIRQLLPEKIALVIKATLPEKNYSYAILHVVNIWQPPQLG